CCCTTGGAGAACTCCCTTCAGAAATTTaacaaatttttcattttctcctagGATTTTTCAGCACTGGCTGCAATTCTCCTTCCTAAGGCTTGGAGAAATGATGCTTACTTACCTGGTGTTAGGCATTCTCTTCCTTATTCAGACGGGAGTTGGGATCCTTGGAAATTTCTTCCTCCTGGGCCGATACACCTTCACTTTACTCATCAGCCAAAGGCTGAGGCCCATAGAATGCCTTTTTGCCCACTTAGCCTTGGCCAACTCAAAAGTGCTTCTCTCCAAGGGAATTCCTCAGATGATTGTCTGTTTAGGCTTCAAAAATTTCTTGGACCTTGTCGGATGTAAACTTATAATTTATCTTTATAATGTGGCCCGGAGTGTATGCCTCAGCATCACTTGCCTATTGAGTGGTTTTCAGGTTATCACCATCAGTCCCAATAACTCAAGGTGGGTAGAACTCAAAATCCAAGCCCAAAAGTGCCTTGTCCCCTCCTGCTTCCTCTGCTGGTGCTTCCACCTACTGATAAATTTCATTTTGCTTGGTACTATGCATAACTCAAGGTATCTGACCAATAATACAAAGATGCGGAATCTGGGATATTGTTCAATTTCAACTCCTGCCTCTTTTAATGCTGCACTTTTTGCAATTGCCTTTTTTATGCCCGATGTTATGTGTGTAGGATTCATGATCTGTTCCAGTGCCTACTTAGTGATTCTCCTGCACAGACACCATCAGCAAGTGAAACATATTCACAGTCCTCATCTCTCTTCCACAAATTTCCCTGAGAAAAGAGCCACCCAGGCTGTACTCCTGCTAGTGAGCACCTATGTCTTCTTTTATTCCATTAACTCTAGCTTGGCATTGTACAagtttaaaatagagaaagatgaGCCCTGGTTTGTGGCCACATTAGACCTTCTAACAGCATCATTCCCAGCCATCAGCCCTTTTGTGCTGATCTTTTCTGATTCCCAAGTCCTCAAATATTGGTATGCTCTGTGGCAT
This Trichosurus vulpecula isolate mTriVul1 chromosome 2, mTriVul1.pri, whole genome shotgun sequence DNA region includes the following protein-coding sequences:
- the LOC118836227 gene encoding vomeronasal type-1 receptor 1-like, producing MMLTYLVLGILFLIQTGVGILGNFFLLGRYTFTLLISQRLRPIECLFAHLALANSKVLLSKGIPQMIVCLGFKNFLDLVGCKLIIYLYNVARSVCLSITCLLSGFQVITISPNNSRWVELKIQAQKCLVPSCFLCWCFHLLINFILLGTMHNSRYLTNNTKMRNLGYCSISTPASFNAALFAIAFFMPDVMCVGFMICSSAYLVILLHRHHQQVKHIHSPHLSSTNFPEKRATQAVLLLVSTYVFFYSINSSLALYKFKIEKDEPWFVATLDLLTASFPAISPFVLIFSDSQVLKYWYALWHRKQCLLCHSILSHT